A genomic region of Streptosporangium lutulentum contains the following coding sequences:
- a CDS encoding MBL fold metallo-hydrolase: MSSSRHDHQLPPGRVEEVADRVYAYIQPDGSWWVNNTGFIAGRRGVISVDSCATERRTLAYREAIRSVTDRPITTLINTHHHGDHTFGNFAFPEATIVGHERTREAILAEGIPDYLNLAWTPVDWGDLEACPPFLTYTDGVTVHSDELRCEVRHAGVPAHTTNDSMVWIPERSLLFAGDLVFNGGTPFVMMGSVTGSIAVLDRLRELNAETIVPGHGGVCGPEVIDQVQGYLRFVLDTAERGREAGLSPLETARETDLGEYGGLLDPERIVGNLHRAYAELDGLPQGAPIDVVTAMLEMIDFNGGRPLTCTA, encoded by the coding sequence ATGAGCTCATCCAGGCATGACCATCAGCTCCCCCCGGGCCGCGTCGAGGAGGTCGCGGACCGCGTGTACGCGTACATCCAGCCCGACGGGAGCTGGTGGGTCAACAACACCGGGTTCATCGCCGGTCGCCGGGGAGTGATCAGCGTGGACTCCTGCGCCACCGAGCGGCGCACCCTCGCCTACCGCGAGGCCATCAGGTCGGTCACCGACCGGCCGATCACGACGTTGATCAACACGCATCACCACGGCGACCACACCTTCGGCAACTTCGCCTTCCCCGAGGCGACGATCGTCGGGCACGAGCGGACCCGGGAGGCGATCCTCGCCGAGGGGATCCCCGACTACCTCAACCTGGCCTGGACCCCGGTCGACTGGGGAGACCTGGAGGCCTGCCCGCCGTTCCTCACCTACACCGACGGGGTGACCGTCCACTCCGACGAGCTGCGCTGCGAGGTGCGGCACGCGGGCGTCCCCGCGCACACGACCAACGACTCCATGGTGTGGATCCCGGAGCGATCACTGCTGTTCGCCGGTGACCTGGTGTTCAACGGCGGCACGCCGTTCGTGATGATGGGCTCGGTGACGGGTTCGATCGCGGTGCTCGACAGGCTCAGGGAGCTGAACGCGGAGACGATCGTGCCGGGGCACGGCGGCGTGTGCGGGCCGGAGGTCATCGACCAGGTGCAGGGGTACCTGCGGTTCGTGCTGGACACCGCCGAGCGCGGCCGGGAGGCGGGCCTGTCGCCGCTGGAGACGGCGCGGGAGACGGACCTCGGCGAGTACGGGGGACTGCTCGACCCCGAGCGCATCGTCGGCAACCTGCACCGCGCCTACGCCGAGCTGGACGGCCTGCCTCAGGGGGCGCCGATCGACGTGGTCACCGCGATGCTCGAAATGATCGACTTCAACGGGGGCAGGCCGCTGACCTGCACGGCCTGA
- a CDS encoding S9 family peptidase: protein MRPEDLSLLNVPGSVTLHDDLLLVDVARPDLESDTYRGGLWRVPQDGPPVRFTFGDRDTAPRISPDGAWVAFLRASDGGKPQLHVMPTGGGEARPLTDLPLGAGVPVWAPDSSRIAFVARVPEEGRYGTEEGTSAAAEAPRRITGFRYRHDGVGFTLDRRPSLFVVNALADVPQPVRLTEGPYEVATPAWTPDGEHVLISASRDLDEEGLHTDLYAVPAGGGAPILVVRSAGSAEHPVALPDGDVLYLGEAFSGIHAVARNTGLYRAPLRIDGEPSTGVRLTEEESVGIEPMPVVPTENGILVTVRVRGAVELRLVPADALDAPLDKLTLVLGERASVKSFASHNGRIVAVSSTPQSPGEVVTPDGTLTAFTGPLPGVRPLQEITAVSADGYPVHGWLALPEGEGPHPVLLNIHGGPFAQHGWGFLDETQVYAAAGYAVIQANPRGSAGYGQAHGQAVIGGFGTVDADDIIALLDAALERPECDAERVGVMGGSYGGFMTSWLAAHHGSRFKAAWSERAVNAWDSFTGSSDIGWFFANAYCGPDIEAQRAMSPLYHADRINLPFAVVHSEEDWRCPVEQAQRMFVALRHNGVPAEFLLFPGEGHELSRSGRPKHRFQRFEAVLEWWSRHLS, encoded by the coding sequence ATGCGCCCAGAAGATCTCTCCCTGTTGAACGTCCCCGGCAGCGTCACCCTTCATGACGATCTCCTCCTCGTTGACGTCGCCCGGCCCGACCTGGAGTCCGACACCTATCGCGGGGGCCTGTGGCGGGTTCCCCAGGACGGCCCGCCCGTCCGTTTCACCTTTGGCGACCGTGACACCGCGCCCCGCATCTCCCCTGACGGCGCTTGGGTGGCCTTCCTCCGTGCGAGCGACGGAGGCAAGCCGCAGCTCCACGTGATGCCCACCGGCGGGGGCGAGGCGCGCCCGCTCACCGACCTGCCCCTCGGCGCGGGCGTCCCGGTCTGGGCGCCCGACTCCAGCCGGATCGCCTTTGTCGCCCGCGTCCCCGAAGAGGGCCGTTACGGCACCGAGGAGGGCACGAGCGCCGCGGCCGAGGCGCCGCGCCGGATCACCGGTTTCCGCTACCGGCACGACGGCGTCGGCTTCACCCTTGACCGGCGGCCGTCCCTGTTCGTGGTCAACGCCCTCGCCGACGTCCCCCAGCCGGTGCGCCTGACCGAGGGACCCTACGAGGTCGCCACCCCCGCGTGGACCCCCGACGGCGAGCACGTGCTGATCTCGGCCAGTCGCGACCTCGACGAGGAGGGCCTGCACACCGACCTGTACGCCGTCCCGGCCGGCGGCGGCGCGCCGATCCTCGTGGTGCGCAGCGCCGGATCGGCCGAACACCCCGTCGCGCTCCCCGACGGGGACGTGCTCTACCTCGGTGAGGCCTTCTCCGGCATCCACGCCGTGGCCCGCAACACCGGCCTCTACCGCGCTCCCCTGCGGATCGACGGCGAGCCCTCGACCGGGGTGCGGCTGACCGAGGAGGAGTCGGTGGGCATCGAGCCGATGCCCGTCGTCCCGACCGAGAACGGCATCCTGGTCACGGTGCGCGTACGCGGCGCGGTCGAGCTGCGGCTGGTTCCCGCGGACGCCCTCGACGCGCCGCTGGACAAGCTCACCCTCGTGCTGGGCGAGCGGGCGAGCGTCAAGTCGTTCGCCTCCCACAACGGGCGGATCGTCGCCGTGTCGTCCACGCCGCAGAGCCCCGGCGAGGTGGTCACCCCGGACGGGACCCTCACCGCCTTCACCGGGCCCCTGCCCGGGGTCCGCCCGCTCCAGGAGATCACCGCCGTCTCCGCCGACGGCTACCCCGTCCACGGCTGGCTGGCCCTGCCCGAGGGCGAGGGCCCGCACCCGGTTCTGCTGAACATCCACGGCGGCCCGTTCGCCCAGCACGGGTGGGGGTTCCTCGACGAGACCCAGGTCTACGCCGCCGCCGGATACGCCGTGATCCAGGCCAACCCGCGAGGTTCGGCCGGGTACGGCCAGGCCCACGGCCAGGCCGTCATCGGCGGATTCGGCACCGTGGACGCCGACGACATCATCGCCCTGCTGGACGCCGCGCTGGAGCGGCCCGAGTGCGACGCCGAGCGGGTGGGCGTGATGGGCGGCTCCTACGGCGGATTCATGACGAGCTGGCTGGCCGCTCACCACGGGAGCCGGTTCAAGGCCGCCTGGAGCGAGCGGGCGGTCAACGCCTGGGACTCCTTCACCGGCTCCTCCGACATCGGCTGGTTCTTCGCCAACGCCTACTGCGGCCCCGACATCGAGGCCCAGCGCGCGATGAGCCCGCTCTACCACGCCGACCGGATCAACCTGCCGTTCGCCGTGGTCCACTCCGAGGAGGACTGGCGCTGCCCGGTCGAGCAGGCCCAGCGCATGTTCGTCGCCCTGCGTCACAACGGCGTCCCCGCCGAGTTCCTGCTGTTCCCCGGTGAGGGGCACGAGCTCAGCCGGAGCGGCCGTCCCAAGCACCGGTTCCAGCGGTTCGAGGCCGTCCTCGAATGGTGGTCGCGCCACCTTTCCTGA